A region of Chitinophaga horti DNA encodes the following proteins:
- a CDS encoding OmpA/MotB family protein, whose protein sequence is MRTHILLSATLLTGAMFGSGCVSNKKFGQLQTSYNDLQNANRALDAKYQETQRNLTGATTRVQSLEEQIAAQRTGLASLQAALDKCLNSSSQGNVNISKLVDEINSSNKYIQHLVNTKNKSDSLNMVLTNNLTRSLSREEMRDVDVQVLKGVVYISLSDNMLYKSGSYEISSAAGATLGKIAKIITDYKDYDVLIEGNTDNVPITTTNIRNNWDLSALRASSVVQALQNNYGVDPKRLTAGGRGEYNPIASNADPAGKAKNRRTQIIITPKLDQFMDLIEKAPASDSTSVPAPAATTPQQ, encoded by the coding sequence ATGAGAACACACATCTTGTTATCTGCAACCTTATTAACCGGCGCAATGTTCGGCAGTGGTTGTGTGAGCAACAAAAAATTCGGTCAACTGCAAACGAGTTATAACGATCTCCAAAATGCAAACCGCGCCCTGGATGCCAAGTACCAGGAAACACAGCGGAACCTGACCGGCGCTACTACCCGTGTACAAAGCCTGGAAGAACAGATTGCGGCACAACGTACCGGACTGGCGTCGTTACAGGCGGCCCTGGACAAATGTCTGAACTCCAGCAGCCAGGGTAACGTAAACATCTCTAAACTGGTGGATGAGATCAACTCTTCCAACAAATACATCCAGCACCTGGTGAACACGAAGAACAAGAGCGACTCATTGAACATGGTGCTGACCAACAACCTTACCCGCTCCCTCAGCCGCGAAGAAATGCGCGATGTGGACGTGCAGGTATTGAAAGGTGTAGTATACATCTCGCTGTCTGATAACATGCTGTACAAATCCGGCAGCTATGAAATTTCTTCCGCTGCAGGTGCTACCCTCGGCAAGATCGCGAAGATCATCACCGACTACAAAGATTACGATGTGCTGATCGAAGGTAATACGGATAATGTGCCTATCACTACGACCAACATCCGTAATAACTGGGACCTTAGTGCGCTGCGTGCATCTTCGGTGGTACAGGCGTTGCAGAACAACTACGGTGTAGATCCTAAAAGGCTTACAGCCGGCGGCCGTGGCGAATACAACCCGATCGCTTCCAACGCCGATCCTGCAGGTAAAGCTAAAAACAGGCGTACGCAGATCATCATTACGCCGAAACTGGACCAGTTCATGGACCTGATCGAGAAAGCGCCTGCTTCAGACAGCACCAGCGTTCCGGCACCGGCAGCTACGACTCCGCAACAGTAA
- a CDS encoding ABC-F family ATP-binding cassette domain-containing protein yields the protein MLTLQSITYLHPNRDVLFENLHLSVQAHEKIALIGNNGAGKSTLLRLIAGILTPVAGIIRRDAAPYYVPQHTGQYNDSSVAEALGIDRKLKALQSILAGDVSEANMTVLEDDWTIEERCTEAFAEWGLSDIDLFGPMAALSGGQKTKVFLAGIRIHQPELVLMDEPSNHLDAPARQQLYDYITNTRQTLVVVSHDRTLLNLIDTVCELDRDGITRYGGNYDFYVEQKELAAGALQQDVKSMEKALRKARETEREAIERQQKLDARGKKKQEKAGLPTISMNTFRNNAEKSTARLKGVHADKIDNLSQELQQLRAALPDMDKMKIDLDHSHLHKGKVLITAKDLNYAYGDKPLWPTALNFQLRSGERWALNGPNGSGKTTLIRLILGTLAPTAGLLERAEMNALYIDQDYSLVQGDISVYEQAQTFNSGALEEYEIKTRLNRFLFTRADWDKPCNALSGGEKMRLLLCCLTIGNQAPDLIILDEPTNNLDIQNIGILTAAVNEYKGTLILVSHDARFLQETGVGQELLLEN from the coding sequence ATGCTTACCCTGCAAAGTATCACCTACCTCCATCCCAACCGGGATGTGTTGTTCGAGAACCTTCACCTTTCTGTACAGGCTCACGAAAAAATCGCATTGATCGGCAACAACGGCGCCGGTAAATCCACTTTATTGCGGCTCATCGCCGGCATCTTAACACCCGTTGCCGGCATCATCCGCCGCGATGCAGCACCTTATTATGTACCTCAGCATACAGGCCAATACAACGACAGCTCCGTCGCCGAAGCCCTCGGCATCGACCGTAAGCTGAAAGCTTTGCAGTCCATACTCGCCGGCGACGTAAGCGAAGCCAATATGACCGTGCTGGAAGACGACTGGACGATCGAAGAACGTTGCACCGAAGCCTTTGCCGAATGGGGGCTGTCAGACATCGATCTGTTCGGCCCGATGGCAGCGCTCAGCGGCGGACAAAAAACAAAGGTTTTCCTGGCGGGCATCCGCATCCATCAACCCGAACTGGTATTGATGGATGAACCCAGTAATCACCTGGATGCCCCGGCGCGGCAGCAGTTGTATGATTACATTACTAACACGCGCCAAACGCTCGTCGTAGTAAGCCACGACCGTACCTTACTAAACCTGATCGACACCGTTTGTGAACTGGACAGAGATGGCATTACCCGTTACGGTGGTAACTACGACTTCTATGTAGAACAAAAAGAGCTGGCCGCCGGCGCCCTGCAGCAGGACGTTAAGAGTATGGAGAAGGCCCTGCGCAAAGCCCGCGAAACCGAAAGGGAAGCCATTGAACGGCAGCAGAAGCTGGATGCCCGTGGCAAAAAGAAACAGGAAAAGGCCGGGCTGCCCACGATCTCCATGAACACGTTCCGGAACAATGCAGAAAAAAGTACTGCGCGTCTGAAAGGTGTACACGCCGATAAAATCGATAACCTCTCCCAGGAATTGCAACAGCTGCGCGCGGCATTACCCGATATGGACAAGATGAAAATCGATCTCGATCACTCGCATCTGCATAAAGGAAAAGTATTAATTACCGCCAAAGACCTGAACTACGCCTATGGTGATAAACCGCTCTGGCCCACCGCGCTCAACTTCCAGTTGCGCAGCGGTGAACGCTGGGCCTTAAATGGCCCCAATGGCAGCGGTAAAACAACACTCATTCGCCTCATCCTCGGTACGCTGGCTCCCACAGCAGGTTTGCTGGAACGTGCGGAAATGAACGCCTTGTACATCGACCAGGATTATTCCCTGGTACAAGGTGACATATCCGTATATGAACAGGCGCAAACGTTTAACAGCGGCGCGTTGGAAGAATATGAGATCAAAACGAGACTGAACCGCTTCCTGTTTACCAGGGCCGATTGGGATAAACCCTGCAACGCCTTAAGCGGCGGAGAGAAGATGCGATTGTTGTTGTGCTGCCTCACGATCGGCAACCAGGCGCCTGATCTTATTATTTTGGATGAACCGACTAATAACCTCGATATTCAGAATATAGGCATTCTTACAGCTGCTGTAAATGAGTACAAGGGTACGTTGATACTGGTGTCGCACGATGCGCGTTTCCTGCAGGAAACGGGTGTTGGGCAGGAGTTGTTGCTGGAGAATTAA
- a CDS encoding glycosyl hydrolase: MGGSTTLDYEYAAIRQHGGWPDFGAINSKSNISHLLGYNEPDRPDQANMTVEDAIRQWPELTKSGLRLGSPAPASPPAWLDKFMAKADSLNYRVDFVAIHCYWGGQTPQQWYSRLKAIYDQFKRPIWITEWNNGANWTTETWPTDTAAQFQKQLNDLKGILNVLDTSSFIERYAIYDWVENKRALILADTLTPAGKYYAASKSALAYNPAVAFVHQWKLVSPQIYSSIKSTDYFRVNLSWTDINGEMGSKYVLERKIDGRDADFVTAAQFTSYTHGSVINYEDSVFAKATYRLKAFGTNGVTFVYSGTHEVLRDAAPVAPSSLTGEVLSSSKMRLTWNAGSNVRSYNLKRGTSASGPFTTIVARTTALTHLDEGLTPNTTYYYVVTTLNSAGESANSTVLSRTTPALVTPSGVTNPRIAAGDAKVTLTWDFMYDAKYIVLRATTQNGTYDTIATNLDALRYEDASRTNGVTYYYKLIAYNAAGYSPASAVLAGTPVLGRHLHINFNENTGTLAKDNWGGYNGTLYNAAVWTSGKDSSTGAVNLVKASSSYVQLENGVVSDLDDFTIATWFKLPANQGTNTRLFDFGSSTSVFMILAPRVGTSIRYKITCATGNYDRYIPYELPLNAWTHLVLSQQGSVFKVYVNGTLQYTDSSANVKPSDMGITTKNYLGRSQFPADAYSDHTYDDFRIYNYAMNDAAVSNMYGGGAGLRMATPKAVDLPVAVYPNPVTSLLTLQLPSTATSVQVRIYSLNGQAVMDKKLPGEKQLKVDVSALPAGVYHVEISDGKKRYVKRIIKQ, from the coding sequence ATCGGCGGGAGCACTACGCTTGATTATGAGTACGCGGCCATTCGTCAACATGGCGGCTGGCCTGACTTTGGTGCGATCAATTCAAAAAGTAATATCAGTCACCTGTTAGGTTATAATGAACCCGACCGCCCCGATCAGGCAAATATGACGGTGGAAGATGCGATTCGTCAGTGGCCGGAGTTGACCAAATCCGGGTTAAGATTAGGTTCGCCTGCACCTGCGAGTCCGCCCGCCTGGTTGGATAAATTCATGGCTAAAGCCGATTCACTCAACTATCGGGTAGACTTTGTTGCTATCCATTGTTACTGGGGCGGACAAACGCCACAACAGTGGTATTCGAGGTTAAAGGCCATCTACGATCAGTTTAAACGCCCCATCTGGATCACTGAATGGAACAACGGTGCCAACTGGACGACCGAAACCTGGCCGACGGATACGGCTGCTCAATTCCAGAAACAGCTGAATGATCTGAAAGGAATCCTGAATGTGCTGGACACCTCGTCTTTCATCGAACGCTATGCGATTTACGATTGGGTAGAAAACAAACGCGCATTAATACTGGCAGATACGCTCACGCCGGCCGGTAAGTACTATGCAGCCAGCAAATCGGCGCTGGCATACAATCCCGCAGTAGCATTTGTGCACCAGTGGAAGCTCGTGTCGCCACAAATTTACAGCAGCATCAAAAGTACCGACTACTTCCGCGTAAACCTTTCCTGGACCGATATTAACGGCGAGATGGGATCGAAATATGTGTTGGAGAGAAAGATAGATGGGCGTGATGCAGATTTCGTCACCGCCGCACAGTTTACCAGCTACACACATGGCTCGGTGATCAATTATGAAGACAGTGTATTTGCGAAAGCAACGTATCGCCTGAAGGCATTTGGCACCAATGGCGTAACCTTCGTTTACTCCGGCACACACGAGGTACTGCGCGATGCGGCTCCGGTAGCGCCATCCAGCCTGACGGGCGAAGTGTTATCATCATCAAAGATGAGGCTGACCTGGAATGCGGGCAGTAACGTACGTTCGTATAACCTGAAACGCGGCACCAGCGCATCTGGTCCGTTTACAACTATCGTTGCCCGTACCACCGCGCTCACCCACCTCGATGAAGGCTTAACGCCCAACACGACATATTACTATGTAGTCACCACGCTCAACTCCGCCGGTGAAAGCGCTAATTCCACCGTGCTTTCACGCACTACGCCCGCACTGGTAACGCCTTCCGGGGTTACCAATCCGCGTATCGCCGCTGGTGATGCAAAAGTGACGCTCACCTGGGATTTTATGTACGATGCGAAATACATCGTGTTACGCGCCACTACGCAAAACGGAACGTACGATACGATCGCCACTAACCTGGATGCCTTGCGTTATGAAGATGCATCGCGTACCAACGGCGTTACTTATTATTACAAGCTGATCGCCTACAACGCGGCCGGTTACAGTCCGGCCAGCGCGGTGTTGGCAGGCACGCCTGTCCTCGGTCGTCACCTGCACATCAACTTCAATGAAAATACCGGTACGCTCGCAAAAGACAACTGGGGTGGTTACAATGGAACGCTGTACAATGCGGCGGTGTGGACTTCCGGGAAAGACAGCTCGACCGGTGCCGTAAACCTGGTTAAAGCCTCCAGCTCTTATGTGCAATTGGAAAACGGCGTCGTAAGCGACCTGGATGATTTCACCATCGCCACCTGGTTCAAGCTGCCTGCTAACCAGGGTACCAACACCCGGCTGTTCGACTTTGGTAGCAGCACGTCTGTATTTATGATCCTGGCGCCACGTGTAGGGACGAGCATCCGCTACAAGATCACCTGTGCAACCGGCAACTACGATCGTTACATCCCGTACGAGCTGCCACTCAATGCCTGGACGCACCTGGTGTTATCGCAACAAGGCTCCGTATTTAAAGTATATGTAAATGGCACCTTGCAATACACCGATAGCAGCGCGAACGTGAAGCCTTCCGATATGGGCATCACCACTAAGAATTACCTCGGCCGCTCGCAATTCCCGGCAGACGCGTATTCGGATCATACATATGATGACTTCCGGATTTACAACTACGCCATGAACGATGCAGCGGTAAGTAATATGTACGGCGGTGGTGCGGGTTTAAGAATGGCAACACCCAAAGCGGTGGACTTACCGGTAGCAGTATATCCTAACCCGGTTACTTCCCTGCTTACCTTGCAATTGCCATCAACGGCTACATCGGTGCAGGTAAGGATTTACAGTCTGAACGGACAGGCGGTGATGGACAAAAAGCTGCCTGGCGAAAAGCAGCTGAAGGTAGACGTAAGCGCTTTGCCTGCGGGCGTTTACCATGTAGAGATCAGTGATGGAAAGAAACGGTATGTGAAGCGGATCATTAAACAATAA